GCCTTGGCATTATTTCCAATCTCCTTAATCTTTGCAGACGATGTGTTGGTGGTAAGATATACAGTAAATTCATTTGATTCTTTTCCATACATTGGAATTAAATGAGGGTACTGTTTTTTATTTCTAAGGTTCAGCATGGCGCGTGTGGAAGGATACCCATTTTCATCTATTGTGGATAGATAAACAACCTCGGCAGATTCTATTACTCCGAGAATTTCTTTCAGTTTTTCTGCTAGTTCCATGATTAATTGGTTTTAAGGTGAAACAAACTATCTTATCATTTTTGAATTCAAGGCTTCTGATTTCCTGTAGCTGTATTTAAATCTATTGTTCTTTCTTATTATCTGGCCTA
The sequence above is drawn from the uncultured Bacteroides sp. genome and encodes:
- a CDS encoding pyridoxamine 5'-phosphate oxidase family protein; translation: MELAEKLKEILGVIESAEVVYLSTIDENGYPSTRAMLNLRNKKQYPHLIPMYGKESNEFTVYLTTNTSSAKIKEIGNNAKASLYFCTPKSFTGTMLQGKIEIVTDSEFKHNAWMKGWELYYPGGIDSEDFSMLRFVPFSFKTYSDFQVETEKID